Proteins encoded by one window of Vampirovibrionales bacterium:
- a CDS encoding sugar ABC transporter substrate-binding protein, giving the protein MTQAPGIDKNCYLWPLRCMASAVLACVLALGCLTLSACSPAPDAALRAKPMRPSIRLSTWGGAQEIQTLRSLLSDFERENPTIRVELLHIPEQYFQKLHLLAAADMTPDVAFINSLQFPAYARAGLLADLTPWMRAERGLSTTDFYPQALQAFYFAASDKRALGAIPRDVSDLVVYYNRDLFARAGLAPPADDWTWADFLKTARALTYDRDGDGRPEQFGVSFSRSEPIYWLPYVWSAGGQLFNADQSALALDSPQALRGLDFYARWSSTERIAPRKADIAAAAMSQWFLQQRLAMFISGRWTTPVLREQASFAWDVAPLPRGPAGSRVGIDASGYAMAARTRHPKESWRLIAFLSSRRAQMRFAASGLIVPARRDAAQSAVFLDTRQSPRNSRAFLEAIASGVPTQSHPAWGELSETLKLGLEPVWEGQKTPEQAIKSMEAATRRLLRDGA; this is encoded by the coding sequence TTGACCCAAGCCCCCGGAATCGATAAAAACTGTTACCTGTGGCCCTTGCGCTGCATGGCCTCGGCGGTTTTAGCCTGTGTTCTGGCGCTGGGCTGCCTGACGCTCAGCGCGTGCAGCCCCGCCCCGGATGCGGCTCTCCGCGCAAAACCCATGCGCCCCTCGATTCGGCTTTCGACCTGGGGCGGCGCACAGGAGATACAGACGCTCCGCAGCCTGCTGAGCGACTTTGAGCGCGAGAATCCGACGATTCGCGTGGAATTGCTGCATATTCCTGAGCAATACTTCCAGAAACTGCATCTGCTGGCCGCCGCCGATATGACGCCCGATGTGGCGTTCATCAACAGTTTGCAGTTTCCGGCGTACGCCCGCGCCGGGCTTCTGGCGGATCTGACCCCATGGATGCGCGCCGAGCGCGGCCTGTCGACAACGGATTTCTATCCGCAGGCGTTACAGGCTTTCTATTTTGCGGCTTCTGACAAACGCGCCCTGGGCGCCATCCCCCGAGACGTGTCGGATCTGGTCGTCTATTACAACCGGGATTTATTCGCGCGCGCCGGGCTCGCGCCGCCCGCCGATGACTGGACGTGGGCCGACTTCCTGAAAACCGCGCGCGCCCTCACCTATGACCGAGACGGCGACGGTCGCCCCGAACAGTTCGGCGTTTCTTTTTCTCGAAGCGAGCCCATTTACTGGCTGCCGTACGTCTGGAGCGCAGGCGGTCAGCTTTTTAACGCGGATCAATCGGCGCTGGCGCTTGATTCGCCGCAAGCGCTGCGCGGCCTCGACTTCTACGCCCGCTGGAGCAGCACGGAGCGGATCGCCCCGCGCAAGGCCGACATTGCCGCCGCCGCCATGAGCCAGTGGTTTTTACAGCAGCGGCTGGCCATGTTCATCAGCGGGCGATGGACGACGCCGGTGTTGCGCGAACAGGCGTCGTTTGCCTGGGATGTCGCGCCGCTGCCGCGCGGCCCTGCCGGGTCACGGGTGGGCATTGACGCCTCTGGCTATGCGATGGCGGCCAGAACGCGCCACCCGAAAGAATCGTGGCGTCTGATTGCCTTCTTAAGCTCGCGACGCGCGCAAATGCGCTTTGCCGCCAGCGGTCTGATTGTCCCGGCCCGGCGCGACGCGGCGCAATCGGCGGTGTTTCTGGACACGCGCCAGTCGCCGCGCAATAGCCGGGCCTTTCTCGAAGCCATCGCCTCGGGCGTTCCTACCCAGTCGCATCCGGCCTGGGGCGAGTTGTCGGAAACGCTCAAACTGGGCCTGGAACCCGTATGGGAAGGCCAGAAAACCCCCGAACAAGCCATCAAGAGCATGGAGGCCGCCACCCGCCGCCTCTTGCGGGACGGAGCCTGA
- a CDS encoding sugar ABC transporter permease, producing the protein MRRAREETFWAWALILPTLAGLALFTYLPTLASFALGFCRWDLLSAPRWVGLENYRAILGDPLFWNAMGNTALFALASGALEIALALGFALLLNRAVAGRALFRTAYFLPYVTPLVSVALAWGWIYDPEFGLLNWLLALKPPIAWLYQPNTALAALIAIKIWKNIGYTLILLLAGLQAIPASAMESAMIDGAGRWGRFWHVLLPLLSPTLFFVAIITLINSVQTFDTAFLLTQGGPEHRTDLLAYWIFKNAFEFYKIGPASAMACVMFCALAALTLWQWRMRRRWVLYEN; encoded by the coding sequence ATGCGGCGCGCGCGCGAAGAGACTTTCTGGGCCTGGGCGCTGATTCTGCCGACGCTGGCCGGACTGGCCCTGTTTACCTATCTGCCCACGCTGGCCTCGTTTGCGCTGGGCTTTTGTCGCTGGGATCTGCTCAGCGCCCCGCGATGGGTGGGACTGGAGAATTATCGGGCCATTCTGGGCGATCCGCTGTTCTGGAACGCGATGGGCAATACGGCACTCTTTGCGCTGGCTTCCGGCGCGCTGGAAATCGCGCTGGCGCTGGGATTTGCGCTCCTGCTCAATCGCGCCGTCGCCGGGCGCGCGCTGTTTCGCACGGCCTACTTTCTGCCCTACGTCACCCCGCTGGTGAGCGTCGCGCTGGCCTGGGGCTGGATTTACGACCCGGAATTCGGCCTGCTCAACTGGCTGCTGGCCCTCAAGCCGCCGATCGCCTGGCTGTATCAGCCCAACACGGCGTTGGCGGCCTTGATCGCCATCAAGATCTGGAAGAACATCGGCTATACGCTGATTCTGCTGCTGGCCGGCTTGCAGGCGATTCCCGCCAGCGCCATGGAGTCGGCGATGATCGACGGCGCGGGCCGTTGGGGACGATTCTGGCATGTGTTGCTGCCCCTGCTATCGCCGACGCTGTTCTTTGTCGCCATTATCACGCTGATTAACAGCGTGCAGACCTTCGACACGGCCTTTCTGCTGACCCAGGGCGGACCCGAACATCGCACGGATCTGCTGGCTTACTGGATATTCAAGAACGCCTTCGAGTTTTACAAAATCGGCCCGGCGTCGGCCATGGCCTGCGTGATGTTTTGCGCGCTGGCGGCGCTGACCCTGTGGCAATGGCGAATGCGACGGCGATGGGTGCTGTATGAAAACTAA
- a CDS encoding ABC transporter permease subunit gives MKTNRATAKRIKATRWGDRLAFLVLSAGAIAMLAPFWVMLSTSLIAPEQAYRYPPALWPSWPPVWQNYERLLTMVPMGTYLTNSVITALATALGQTLLCAMAGYAFSRLRFRFKNAVFLAFLATLMIPPAVNIAPLFFLMKTFGWIDTYWALIVPGLFGAFGVFLMRQWFNALPADLEDAARLDGCSPWGIFWRVAMPLARPALAALAVFAFIGSWNNLMWPLIATNSDAMRTLPVGVAALKSAFRDVTDWTLLMAAGVISIIPVALAFLAAQRQFLQGLLAGGVKE, from the coding sequence ATGAAAACTAACAGGGCGACAGCAAAGCGCATAAAAGCCACGCGCTGGGGCGACCGGCTTGCGTTTCTGGTCTTAAGCGCCGGGGCGATCGCGATGCTCGCGCCGTTCTGGGTGATGCTGTCCACCTCGCTGATTGCGCCCGAGCAGGCGTATCGCTATCCGCCCGCCCTCTGGCCGTCGTGGCCGCCGGTGTGGCAAAACTATGAACGCCTGTTGACCATGGTTCCGATGGGGACGTATCTGACGAATAGCGTCATAACGGCGCTGGCGACCGCGCTGGGACAAACCCTGCTGTGCGCCATGGCGGGCTATGCGTTTTCGCGCCTGCGCTTCCGGTTCAAGAATGCGGTGTTTCTGGCGTTTCTGGCCACGCTGATGATCCCGCCGGCGGTGAATATCGCGCCGCTGTTCTTTCTGATGAAAACCTTCGGCTGGATTGATACGTATTGGGCGCTCATTGTACCGGGATTATTCGGGGCGTTCGGCGTGTTTCTGATGCGCCAGTGGTTTAACGCCCTGCCCGCCGATCTCGAAGACGCCGCGCGGCTGGACGGCTGCTCACCGTGGGGGATTTTCTGGCGCGTGGCGATGCCGCTGGCGCGTCCGGCGCTGGCGGCGCTGGCCGTATTCGCCTTTATCGGCAGCTGGAATAACCTGATGTGGCCGCTGATCGCGACGAATTCGGACGCCATGCGCACGTTGCCCGTTGGGGTCGCCGCACTCAAAAGCGCGTTTCGCGATGTCACCGACTGGACACTGCTGATGGCCGCAGGCGTGATTTCGATTATTCCCGTGGCGCTGGCGTTTCTGGCGGCGCAGCGCCAATTCCTGCAAGGCTTGCTCGCGGGCGGCGTCAAAGAATAA
- a CDS encoding lipocalin family protein — translation MKRLYGYGVMALFVALTAGLIWGVSASEKSPKLAKPATVEKVDLARYMGKWYEIASMPMYFQRRCVGNTTATYSLKPNGRVSVLNACDTREGRIDARAEARVMDPETGAKLKVSFLKLLTWQYWLGGDYWILALEPTAYRYAIVGHPHRRYGWVLSRTPQLSDEDARAILTKLETLGYDPSRFISTPQTGGWSVKRSLPEAISASTP, via the coding sequence ATGAAACGCTTATACGGATACGGCGTCATGGCGCTGTTTGTGGCGCTTACCGCCGGGCTCATCTGGGGCGTCTCCGCCAGCGAAAAGTCGCCGAAGCTTGCAAAGCCTGCAACCGTCGAAAAAGTCGATCTGGCGCGCTATATGGGCAAATGGTACGAAATCGCCAGCATGCCGATGTACTTTCAGCGCCGATGCGTTGGCAATACGACGGCGACCTACTCGCTGAAGCCCAACGGGCGCGTGTCGGTCCTCAATGCCTGCGACACGCGCGAGGGGCGCATCGACGCCAGAGCCGAAGCCCGCGTCATGGACCCCGAAACCGGCGCCAAGCTGAAAGTCTCTTTTCTCAAACTCCTGACGTGGCAATACTGGCTCGGCGGCGACTACTGGATTCTCGCGCTGGAGCCAACCGCCTATCGCTACGCCATTGTCGGGCATCCGCACCGGCGCTATGGCTGGGTGCTTTCGCGCACGCCGCAACTCAGCGACGAGGACGCGCGCGCGATTCTCACCAAGCTGGAGACGCTCGGCTACGATCCGTCTCGCTTTATCAGCACGCCGCAGACCGGCGGCTGGTCAGTGAAGCGGTCCCTGCCTGAGGCGATTTCAGCTTCGACGCCCTAA
- a CDS encoding TolC family protein — protein MQCIGRLRVSLAVGLALCAVALTMTPFAQAGSGVSDVETALNARFAHTPWTLAAADATPLTLQQALDQTLENNPDIQAAKEKISEMQAKRAMVKNKRLLFFFRYFNASFLEGSAESDTQAAREHLEAVTQKALLACVTAYYNDVRATLKSYLDYRRIRQGVKSVLLAQRRFESGDGTGLDLIAEKSLLLKRDEDYQQSLSLRPLAQAQLALAMGDFPAKARLRPSDLSFSEGRFQIPQYQQAFPPLETLLAEPIDKRPDSRELFYRRLSIYNLLRANINQFDKNQTRLMQATLAQLDMKLKRARQAAEASVIQAWQTLTFARQSLSIAEERAALARTALRQVQISEKAGFSSEKDALDAQVRDDEAQIALIDAQLDYNHAQFRLLYAVGDLTPDATRALVLRPVRNADPSQAGL, from the coding sequence ATGCAATGCATTGGACGACTTCGGGTTTCTCTGGCCGTGGGGCTGGCGCTGTGCGCCGTGGCGCTGACGATGACGCCTTTCGCTCAGGCCGGAAGCGGCGTTTCTGACGTGGAGACGGCGCTGAACGCCCGCTTTGCCCACACCCCATGGACGCTGGCCGCAGCCGACGCCACGCCGCTGACGCTCCAGCAAGCCCTGGACCAGACGCTTGAAAACAACCCGGATATTCAGGCGGCGAAAGAGAAAATCAGCGAGATGCAGGCCAAACGGGCCATGGTGAAAAATAAACGCCTGCTGTTCTTCTTTCGGTACTTTAACGCTAGCTTTTTAGAAGGGTCGGCTGAAAGCGATACGCAGGCGGCGCGCGAACATCTGGAAGCCGTCACGCAGAAAGCCTTGCTGGCGTGCGTCACAGCCTATTATAACGACGTTCGCGCCACGCTGAAATCGTATCTGGATTATCGGCGCATCAGGCAAGGGGTTAAATCCGTGTTGCTCGCCCAGCGTCGCTTTGAGTCGGGCGACGGCACGGGACTGGATTTAATCGCTGAAAAAAGTCTGCTCCTCAAGCGCGATGAAGATTATCAGCAATCGCTGTCCCTGCGGCCGCTGGCGCAAGCGCAACTGGCGCTGGCGATGGGCGATTTCCCCGCCAAAGCGCGCCTGAGGCCAAGTGATTTATCATTTTCGGAAGGTCGCTTTCAAATTCCGCAGTATCAACAGGCGTTTCCGCCACTGGAGACGCTGCTGGCCGAGCCGATCGACAAACGGCCCGACTCGCGCGAGCTGTTTTACCGCCGCCTGTCCATTTATAACCTGCTGCGCGCCAATATCAACCAGTTTGATAAGAACCAGACCCGGCTGATGCAGGCGACGCTGGCGCAACTGGATATGAAACTCAAACGGGCGCGGCAAGCCGCCGAAGCCAGCGTCATTCAGGCGTGGCAAACGCTGACGTTTGCGCGTCAAAGCCTGAGCATCGCCGAAGAGCGCGCCGCGCTGGCCCGGACCGCGCTGCGCCAGGTCCAGATTAGCGAAAAGGCGGGCTTTAGCAGCGAAAAAGACGCGCTGGACGCCCAAGTGCGAGACGACGAAGCGCAAATCGCGCTGATTGACGCCCAACTCGATTATAACCATGCGCAGTTTCGTCTGCTGTACGCGGTTGGCGACTTAACCCCGGATGCGACGCGCGCGCTGGTCTTGCGACCGGTCCGCAACGCGGATCCGTCTCAGGCGGGCTTATGA
- a CDS encoding menaquinone biosynthesis decarboxylase, which produces MSSRRRAPTDLRAFLQALRETGELAVIDAPVRAHLEIAEIADRISKAPTPTDNKALLFTRVDDSAMPLLINAFGSHNRMLAALGVDHYEAIQARMLGFLKPPTPANWWDKLLMLPKLAELNRFLPKLDPGPAPCQQVILADPARPMLDALPILQCWPQDGGPFITLGCVIVKDPASGERNVGMYRLQKYDNVTTGMHWQKHHDGARLYEAARRLGRDRLEAAVVIGPSPAVTYSATAPLPPGIDELLLAGFLQDAPVRLTRCRTIDLEVPADAEIVLEGYVLLDERRREGPFGDHTGYYSEADDYPVFHVSAVTHRRDAIYQTTIVGKPPQEDCYLGKATERIFLPLLRLFIPEIVDMNLPWEGVFHNCVIISIDKRFPGHAQKVMSSLWGFGQLMFSKYVIVVDAHVDVQNLSSVAWHVFNDTDPRRDMMFADGPMDVLDHATPRWAFGSKVGIDATKKWAAEGFARPWPDEITMDAETASRVSQRWREYFPA; this is translated from the coding sequence ATGAGCAGTCGACGCCGCGCCCCGACAGATTTACGCGCCTTTCTTCAGGCGTTGCGCGAGACGGGCGAACTGGCCGTAATTGACGCGCCGGTGCGCGCGCATCTGGAAATCGCGGAAATCGCCGATCGCATCAGCAAAGCGCCGACGCCGACGGACAACAAGGCCCTGCTGTTTACCCGCGTGGACGACAGCGCCATGCCGCTGCTCATCAACGCCTTTGGCTCTCATAATCGGATGCTGGCGGCGTTGGGCGTCGATCACTACGAGGCGATTCAGGCGCGGATGCTGGGGTTTCTCAAACCGCCGACGCCCGCCAACTGGTGGGATAAGCTGCTGATGCTGCCCAAACTGGCCGAATTGAATCGCTTTCTGCCCAAGCTCGACCCCGGCCCGGCGCCGTGTCAGCAGGTGATTCTGGCGGATCCGGCCCGTCCCATGCTCGACGCGCTGCCGATTTTGCAGTGCTGGCCGCAAGACGGCGGCCCGTTTATCACGCTGGGCTGCGTCATAGTCAAAGACCCTGCCAGCGGCGAGCGCAACGTGGGCATGTACCGCCTGCAGAAGTATGACAACGTCACCACCGGCATGCACTGGCAGAAGCATCACGACGGGGCGCGCCTGTACGAAGCCGCGCGGCGTCTGGGACGCGACCGGCTCGAAGCCGCTGTGGTCATTGGCCCGTCGCCTGCGGTCACGTATAGCGCCACCGCGCCGCTGCCGCCCGGCATCGATGAATTGCTGCTGGCGGGTTTTCTGCAAGACGCCCCGGTGCGGTTGACGCGCTGCCGGACAATCGATCTGGAAGTCCCCGCCGATGCGGAAATCGTCCTGGAAGGCTATGTGCTGCTCGACGAGCGGCGGCGTGAAGGCCCCTTTGGCGATCATACCGGCTATTACAGCGAAGCCGACGATTACCCGGTGTTTCACGTCAGCGCCGTCACGCATCGTCGCGATGCGATTTACCAGACCACCATTGTCGGCAAGCCCCCGCAGGAAGACTGCTATCTGGGCAAGGCCACCGAGCGGATTTTCCTGCCCCTGCTGCGACTGTTTATCCCGGAAATCGTGGATATGAACCTGCCGTGGGAGGGCGTCTTCCATAATTGCGTCATCATCAGCATCGACAAGCGCTTTCCCGGCCATGCGCAGAAGGTCATGAGCAGCCTGTGGGGCTTTGGTCAGTTGATGTTCAGCAAGTACGTCATTGTGGTCGATGCGCATGTCGACGTGCAGAACCTGTCCAGCGTCGCCTGGCACGTGTTTAACGATACCGACCCGCGCCGCGACATGATGTTTGCCGACGGGCCCATGGATGTGCTGGATCATGCGACGCCGCGCTGGGCCTTTGGCTCGAAAGTCGGCATCGACGCCACGAAGAAATGGGCCGCGGAAGGCTTCGCCCGTCCGTGGCCCGATGAGATAACGATGGACGCCGAGACGGCGTCAAGGGTCAGCCAGCGCTGGCGCGAGTATTTCCCGGCGTAA
- a CDS encoding adenylate/guanylate cyclase domain-containing protein: MGPHDERRQAINGLEAKPLKSRPGGGSGAETARKRRAYDGAYRPRLREKNAIRALIRLFRQYPVFFYHRLFPFLGAVALLFGVYQIAQRNEPAIRDDFMRRSAVEASHSKATLLLIDEESEALLAERFKREARFRRYENHRETYVELFERLQRYQPTLIVFDSVFSRLSPARDGPIIEQMAQFDNLVVGHALHYADNNAARIPAYFRLDLGLVNMVTDPDSVVRAIRPIFTQPFAVSAPGTDGVYLAISVEAASRLLALESQRRMEGGDSNWFVDIQSDAQGSALRIFPEHAPKGGRVAPLDRNGNILVRWFKTLRDPQALYSRSHYAIPVCRVYDACESGPRSLTAQDKAMLRDRVVIIGSSSLTHSDFLRTPMSARHLGADILATGIDNLYDQTVMRPLAPWQNAALLILFATPIFYLRLKLQRLGPTFLYTAALMIFFYWLAQTLFGWGIVMDVLTPEVFMIVALAGGSVFREVMKNQEVRVLQRNLSKLVSREVFLEIQKMDKGIQAGGNRMDVSAAFVDLRNFTRLSERLSPTDLKDILNEFYTETERVTMRHRGIIDKFLGDGVLIIFGAPWPTPEHADEALEAAQDLIAVTRQLIEKWNAEKLLIQKYDVLLDIGVALNSGNAFVGFLGTPERVAYTAVGDTINLCARLQDQTKVYHTPIILSEYTVAALKKPYPLQALDVITVRGRETPLQIFTLGDAARAATPEDAPRLDTDGGSQ; the protein is encoded by the coding sequence TTGGGACCCCATGATGAACGCAGACAGGCGATAAACGGCCTGGAGGCGAAACCCCTCAAATCAAGACCGGGTGGGGGCTCCGGGGCGGAAACGGCCCGCAAGAGGCGGGCTTATGATGGGGCCTACCGCCCACGGCTTCGGGAGAAAAACGCTATTCGCGCGCTGATTCGACTGTTTCGGCAGTATCCGGTTTTCTTTTATCACCGGCTGTTTCCGTTTTTGGGGGCGGTGGCGCTGCTGTTTGGCGTCTACCAGATTGCCCAGCGCAATGAGCCCGCCATTCGCGACGACTTTATGCGCCGCTCGGCCGTTGAAGCCTCGCATAGCAAGGCGACGCTGCTGCTGATCGACGAAGAGTCGGAAGCGCTGCTGGCCGAGCGTTTCAAGCGAGAAGCCCGGTTTCGGCGCTATGAGAATCATCGCGAAACGTATGTCGAGCTGTTTGAGCGCCTGCAGCGCTATCAGCCGACGCTGATTGTCTTTGACAGCGTTTTCTCGCGCCTCAGCCCCGCGCGTGACGGGCCGATTATTGAGCAGATGGCGCAATTTGACAATCTGGTCGTCGGCCATGCCCTGCATTACGCCGATAACAACGCTGCGCGGATTCCGGCCTATTTTCGGCTGGATCTGGGGCTGGTGAATATGGTGACCGACCCCGATAGCGTGGTGCGGGCGATTCGCCCCATTTTTACCCAGCCGTTTGCCGTGAGCGCGCCGGGGACCGATGGGGTGTATCTGGCGATTTCGGTGGAAGCCGCCTCGCGCCTGCTGGCGCTGGAGAGCCAGCGACGCATGGAGGGCGGCGACAGCAACTGGTTTGTCGATATTCAGTCGGACGCGCAAGGCAGCGCGCTGCGGATTTTCCCCGAGCACGCCCCCAAAGGCGGGCGGGTGGCGCCGCTGGATCGTAACGGCAATATTCTGGTGCGCTGGTTTAAAACGCTGCGCGATCCGCAGGCCCTGTATAGCCGCAGTCATTACGCCATTCCCGTTTGCCGCGTGTATGACGCCTGCGAATCGGGTCCGCGATCGCTGACGGCGCAAGACAAGGCGATGCTGCGCGATCGCGTCGTGATCATCGGCTCGTCGTCGCTGACACACAGCGATTTTCTGCGCACGCCGATGTCGGCGCGGCATCTGGGCGCAGATATTCTGGCGACCGGCATTGATAATTTATATGACCAGACCGTGATGCGCCCCTTGGCGCCCTGGCAGAACGCGGCCCTGCTGATTTTATTCGCAACGCCGATTTTCTACCTGCGTCTTAAGCTGCAACGACTGGGCCCGACATTCTTATATACCGCCGCCCTGATGATCTTTTTCTACTGGCTGGCGCAAACCCTGTTTGGCTGGGGCATCGTGATGGACGTCCTGACGCCGGAGGTCTTCATGATCGTGGCGCTGGCCGGCGGATCGGTGTTTCGCGAAGTCATGAAGAATCAGGAAGTGCGCGTGTTGCAGCGCAATCTGTCCAAACTGGTGTCGCGAGAAGTGTTTCTGGAAATCCAGAAAATGGACAAGGGCATTCAGGCAGGCGGCAACCGGATGGACGTCAGCGCCGCCTTTGTGGATCTCCGCAACTTTACGCGCCTCAGCGAGCGCCTCTCGCCGACCGATCTCAAAGATATCCTCAATGAGTTTTACACGGAGACCGAGCGGGTGACGATGCGCCACCGCGGCATTATCGACAAATTTTTAGGGGACGGGGTGCTGATTATCTTCGGCGCGCCATGGCCGACGCCCGAGCATGCCGACGAGGCGCTGGAAGCGGCGCAGGATCTCATCGCCGTGACGCGCCAGCTCATCGAAAAATGGAACGCCGAAAAACTCCTGATCCAGAAATACGACGTGCTGCTCGATATCGGCGTGGCGCTGAACAGCGGTAACGCTTTTGTGGGCTTTCTCGGCACGCCTGAACGCGTGGCGTATACTGCGGTCGGCGATACGATTAACCTGTGCGCGCGCCTGCAGGACCAGACCAAGGTGTATCATACGCCGATTATTCTGAGCGAATACACGGTTGCGGCGCTCAAAAAACCCTATCCGCTGCAGGCGCTCGACGTGATTACCGTGCGGGGTCGCGAAACGCCGCTGCAGATCTTTACGCTGGGCGACGCCGCCCGCGCCGCAACGCCCGAAGACGCGCCCCGTCTGGACACAGACGGCGGATCGCAGTAA
- a CDS encoding universal stress protein produces the protein MKPSADSSPGSTSAAGADTAARRLKLMLEGHLDGAWAIPDLPRWFRPDNLDVSLAQVMDCVSHKGWIQMDPDMFWRNISDRKDEIEQIRQQFYQTMTQHQFHVASDSVCDTSDEACQFNLDEIKRLHPDLVAIVAKENPLRDKDASSFILRIARHAPSSVLVIRRPLKDPARMRVLFATDGSEVSNHAAARLPQLLRTDAMDVTVMTILENVAYMENPVIAPYVNAEAVEEALRQNGSMIVEMTRDVLQAEGINVVDTKVACGAPSAELLRQADALDPDLVVMGSHNRRGLPGWLLGSVSYRMVQSSHQSVLVVR, from the coding sequence ATGAAGCCATCGGCCGACTCTTCCCCCGGTTCGACATCCGCAGCAGGCGCTGATACCGCCGCTCGACGGCTCAAGCTCATGCTCGAAGGCCATCTGGACGGCGCGTGGGCCATCCCGGACCTGCCGCGCTGGTTTCGCCCGGACAACCTCGACGTCTCGCTCGCCCAGGTCATGGATTGCGTGTCGCATAAAGGCTGGATCCAGATGGATCCCGATATGTTCTGGCGCAATATCAGCGATCGCAAAGATGAAATCGAGCAGATTCGCCAGCAGTTTTATCAGACCATGACCCAGCATCAGTTCCATGTCGCTTCGGATTCCGTCTGCGACACCTCCGACGAGGCCTGCCAGTTTAATCTCGATGAAATTAAGCGGCTTCACCCGGATCTGGTCGCCATTGTCGCCAAGGAAAATCCCTTGCGCGATAAGGACGCCAGCAGCTTTATCCTGCGCATCGCGCGCCATGCGCCGTCTTCGGTCCTGGTCATTCGCCGTCCGCTGAAAGATCCGGCGCGCATGCGCGTGCTGTTCGCCACCGACGGCTCGGAAGTGTCCAATCACGCGGCGGCGCGCCTGCCTCAACTGCTGCGGACCGACGCGATGGACGTGACCGTCATGACGATTCTGGAGAACGTCGCTTATATGGAAAATCCCGTCATCGCGCCCTATGTTAACGCAGAAGCGGTAGAAGAGGCGCTGCGTCAGAACGGATCGATGATTGTCGAGATGACGCGCGATGTCCTGCAAGCCGAAGGCATCAATGTGGTGGATACCAAAGTCGCCTGCGGCGCGCCGAGCGCCGAACTGCTGCGCCAGGCCGACGCGCTCGACCCGGATCTGGTGGTGATGGGATCTCACAACCGCCGTGGTTTACCCGGCTGGCTGCTGGGCAGCGTCAGCTACCGCATGGTGCAATCCAGCCATCAATCCGTTCTGGTGGTGCGCTAA
- the kdsB gene encoding 3-deoxy-manno-octulosonate cytidylyltransferase, with protein MTGNDATGAVLAVIPARWGSTRFPGKPLALVHGKPMIQCVWERVRQARGVDRVIIATDDARILEAATAFGADARMTRVDHASGTDRAWEVAQTLAGYDWILNVQGDEPQIDPAHLEAALKARARWPQADIITLASPIAACQRDSITSDPNIVKVVLRGDGEALYFSRAPIPWRRDPQDAASPIGPQALSQAGLRHLGLYLYRREALARFTQWPPSVLEGIEKLEQLRALENGLRVYVETVDRPAIGVDTPEDLAALLASG; from the coding sequence ATGACGGGCAACGACGCGACAGGCGCCGTGCTGGCGGTGATTCCCGCGCGTTGGGGCTCGACGCGATTTCCGGGCAAGCCGTTGGCGCTGGTGCATGGCAAGCCGATGATCCAGTGCGTGTGGGAGCGCGTGCGTCAGGCGCGCGGCGTGGATCGCGTCATTATCGCAACCGATGACGCACGGATTCTGGAGGCGGCGACGGCCTTCGGCGCCGATGCGCGTATGACGCGCGTCGATCACGCCAGCGGCACGGATCGCGCCTGGGAAGTCGCCCAAACGCTGGCGGGCTACGACTGGATTCTCAACGTACAGGGAGACGAGCCGCAGATCGATCCTGCGCATCTGGAAGCCGCGCTGAAGGCCCGCGCGCGCTGGCCTCAGGCGGATATCATCACGCTGGCCAGCCCGATAGCGGCTTGCCAGAGGGATTCCATTACAAGCGATCCCAATATCGTCAAGGTCGTCTTGCGCGGCGACGGCGAGGCGCTGTATTTTTCGCGCGCGCCGATCCCGTGGCGGCGCGACCCGCAGGACGCCGCCAGTCCTATTGGGCCTCAAGCGCTTTCGCAGGCGGGCTTGCGGCATCTGGGCCTGTATCTGTATCGCCGCGAGGCCCTGGCGCGCTTTACGCAGTGGCCGCCCTCTGTCCTGGAAGGAATTGAAAAGCTGGAACAGTTACGCGCGCTGGAAAACGGCTTGCGCGTTTACGTAGAAACCGTCGACCGCCCGGCGATCGGCGTCGACACGCCCGAGGATCTGGCGGCATTACTGGCCTCAGGCTAA